From the genome of Mycobacterium dioxanotrophicus, one region includes:
- a CDS encoding SDR family NAD(P)-dependent oxidoreductase, with the protein MSQLSGKVALVTGASSGLGAAVARLFAERGASVFGIARDTERMAEVFTEVPGGRYASVDISSAQACKQAVAQCVEEFGRLDALINVAGFHQMRHTISMTDEDWDQDLAVNLNGPFFLCRAALPHLLQAGGNIVNVASIAGIEGEVYSAGYCAAKHGLVGLTRALAIEFTSERLRVNAVCPGGMLTPQTTEFAAPDGADWNLIMRIAAPRGMMDVADVAKTIAFLASDDAAAVHGAVYIVDAGKTAG; encoded by the coding sequence ATGAGTCAGCTGAGCGGCAAGGTCGCGTTGGTCACGGGTGCATCGTCGGGGTTGGGCGCGGCAGTGGCGCGGTTGTTCGCCGAGCGGGGCGCGTCGGTGTTCGGCATCGCCCGCGACACCGAACGGATGGCCGAGGTGTTCACCGAGGTTCCCGGCGGGAGGTACGCGTCGGTGGACATCTCGTCGGCCCAGGCCTGCAAACAGGCCGTCGCCCAATGCGTCGAGGAGTTCGGCCGGCTCGACGCGTTGATCAACGTCGCGGGATTTCACCAGATGCGCCATACCATCTCGATGACCGACGAGGACTGGGACCAGGATCTCGCCGTGAACCTCAACGGCCCGTTCTTCCTGTGCCGGGCGGCCCTGCCGCATCTGTTGCAAGCAGGCGGCAACATCGTCAACGTGGCGTCGATCGCGGGGATCGAGGGCGAGGTCTACTCGGCGGGCTATTGCGCAGCCAAGCACGGCCTGGTCGGACTGACCCGTGCGCTCGCAATCGAGTTCACCTCGGAGCGGCTGCGCGTCAATGCGGTATGTCCCGGCGGCATGTTGACCCCGCAGACCACCGAGTTCGCCGCACCCGACGGCGCCGACTGGAATCTGATCATGCGCATCGCCGCGCCGCGCGGAATGATGGACGTGGCCGACGTCGCCAAGACCATCGCGTTTCTCGCCAGTGACGACGCCGCGGCGGTGCATGGTGCGGTGTACATCGTCGACGCCGGAAAGACCGCGGGCTAA
- a CDS encoding DUF4185 domain-containing protein — translation MTTLRRLAAMAAASAATITLAVPLPRAVADPCSVPTSTPSARSAAPALPSLPILHLPIGRKPVSTASTPEAAKDTAVAPNTAARAAAAPSASAAATVGWITGPSTDSYSRFGISGADLGIMWDNGQSGAGNQVLLAFGDTFGNCSVPDQEWRKNTLFRSSDRNLADGMTIPNPVPGNVYAGSPVDAARPNFSRQVIQSLGLAGTEVTIIPTAGISVGTTQYVNFMSVSQWGSPGQWSTNFSAVAVSNDNGETWTVPVTSIRPSWFNTVPGVAFTWGDQNFQMGAYLRNGGYVYSYGTGAGRGGMPFLSRVVESSVTDKSAYEYYTPFGWLKGFPFLAMQVVWAPGSEMSVAWNDYLKKFVMLYTNTLSAVVMRTADKPEGPWSQAKTIVSSTAVPGGIYAPYIHPWSSGSDLYFTLSRWSDYSVMLMRTSLGTSST, via the coding sequence ATGACGACACTACGTCGGCTGGCGGCGATGGCGGCTGCCTCGGCCGCGACAATCACTCTCGCCGTACCGCTTCCGCGCGCGGTTGCCGACCCGTGCTCCGTGCCGACATCGACGCCGTCGGCACGTTCCGCGGCCCCGGCACTGCCGTCGTTGCCGATCCTGCATCTGCCGATCGGCCGCAAACCGGTCAGCACGGCAAGCACCCCGGAAGCGGCCAAGGACACCGCCGTCGCCCCGAACACCGCTGCGCGCGCGGCGGCTGCCCCGTCGGCGTCGGCCGCAGCCACCGTGGGTTGGATCACCGGGCCGAGCACCGACAGCTACAGCCGCTTCGGCATCTCCGGCGCCGATCTCGGAATCATGTGGGACAACGGGCAATCCGGCGCAGGCAATCAGGTGTTGCTGGCATTCGGTGACACTTTCGGCAATTGCAGTGTGCCAGACCAAGAGTGGCGCAAGAACACGCTGTTCCGCAGCTCCGACCGCAACCTCGCCGACGGCATGACGATCCCGAACCCGGTGCCCGGCAACGTTTACGCCGGCTCACCCGTTGATGCCGCGCGTCCCAACTTCTCGCGTCAGGTGATCCAGAGTCTCGGCCTGGCGGGCACCGAGGTGACCATCATTCCGACCGCCGGAATCTCCGTCGGCACAACGCAGTACGTGAACTTCATGTCGGTCAGCCAGTGGGGTTCCCCCGGCCAGTGGTCGACGAACTTCTCCGCGGTGGCGGTGTCGAACGACAACGGCGAAACGTGGACGGTGCCGGTGACGAGCATCCGGCCGAGCTGGTTCAACACCGTCCCGGGTGTGGCCTTCACGTGGGGAGACCAGAACTTCCAGATGGGCGCCTACCTGCGCAACGGTGGGTACGTCTACTCCTACGGCACCGGGGCGGGGCGCGGCGGCATGCCGTTCCTGTCGCGGGTCGTGGAGAGTTCGGTCACCGACAAGTCCGCCTACGAGTACTACACGCCGTTCGGCTGGCTCAAGGGCTTCCCGTTCCTGGCCATGCAGGTGGTGTGGGCTCCCGGCAGTGAGATGTCGGTGGCATGGAACGACTATCTGAAGAAGTTCGTCATGCTCTACACCAACACGCTCTCGGCGGTCGTGATGCGCACCGCCGACAAGCCGGAAGGGCCGTGGAGCCAGGCGAAGACGATCGTCAGCTCGACCGCGGTGCCCGGCGGCATCTACGCGCCGTACATCCACCCGTGGTCCAGCGGTAGCGACCTGTACTTCACGCTGTCGCGCTGGTCGGACTACAGCGTGATGTTGATGCGGACCTCGCTGGGCACATCGAGTACCTAA
- a CDS encoding DUF1918 domain-containing protein codes for MKAHVGDFLVVKGTTTDQHEQHAEIIGVRAEDGSPPYEVRWLGNGHEATVYPGTDALVVSAAEHAHAAERERH; via the coding sequence ATGAAAGCGCACGTCGGCGATTTTCTGGTGGTGAAGGGCACCACCACCGACCAGCATGAGCAGCACGCCGAGATCATCGGGGTTCGCGCCGAGGACGGCTCTCCCCCGTACGAGGTCCGGTGGCTCGGAAACGGCCACGAAGCCACGGTGTACCCCGGTACCGATGCGCTGGTGGTATCGGCGGCTGAACACGCACATGCGGCCGAGCGCGAGAGACACTAG
- a CDS encoding dipeptide ABC transporter ATP-binding protein codes for MSVTDLRVTIGRREIVRGVSFDVAREQTVGIVGESGSGKSMTVLAATGLLDAPGAVVTGTAALADGTQLVGASARTLRQVHGGRIGFVFQDPGTSLNPLLTLSRQITETLETHRNMTRRQARARAGELLDAVGLPTERLDAYPHQLSGGQRQRVMIAIALACDPELLIADEPTTALDVTTQSQIIDLVADLQRDFGAAVVWISHDLGVIGQVADEVTVLREGEAVEQSSILDVFDRPQHPYTRELLEARPRLDGDGPTEVEDTPVLLDVNGLDVRYGDVAAVHDVSFQIRRGTTLGLVGESGSGKSTVAAALTGLAEPSAGTASLDGLDVFGAGRDLRRRISLVFQDPFASLNPRARVGAAISEPLQVHRLAKGRHARADRVAQLLERVGLPTEFASRYPHELSGGQRQRVSIARALATEPDLLILDESTASLDVSIQSRVLDLLTELQRDLGLSYLFIAHDLAVVHRMCHDVMVMRSGAVAEYRPAAELFAAPEQEYTRTLLAAIPPTRPRAGI; via the coding sequence ATGAGCGTGACGGATCTGCGCGTGACGATCGGCCGCCGCGAGATCGTGCGCGGGGTGTCGTTCGACGTGGCACGCGAGCAGACCGTCGGGATCGTCGGCGAATCCGGATCCGGCAAGTCGATGACAGTGCTGGCCGCGACCGGGCTGCTCGATGCACCGGGCGCCGTCGTGACCGGCACCGCCGCCTTGGCCGACGGCACCCAGCTCGTCGGGGCGTCCGCCCGCACGTTGCGCCAAGTCCATGGCGGCCGGATCGGATTCGTGTTCCAGGATCCGGGCACGTCGCTCAACCCACTGCTGACGTTGTCACGTCAGATCACCGAGACGCTCGAAACCCACCGCAACATGACCCGCCGCCAGGCACGCGCCCGGGCCGGCGAGCTGCTCGACGCCGTCGGGCTACCGACCGAGCGGCTGGACGCCTATCCCCACCAGCTCTCCGGCGGCCAACGCCAGCGCGTGATGATCGCCATCGCGCTGGCGTGCGATCCCGAACTGCTCATCGCCGACGAACCGACCACGGCCCTCGACGTCACCACCCAGTCCCAGATCATCGATCTGGTGGCCGACTTGCAGCGCGACTTCGGCGCCGCGGTGGTGTGGATCAGTCACGATCTCGGGGTCATCGGCCAGGTCGCCGACGAGGTGACGGTATTGCGCGAGGGCGAGGCGGTGGAACAGTCGTCCATCCTCGATGTCTTCGACCGCCCACAGCATCCGTACACCCGCGAGCTCCTCGAGGCCCGGCCGCGCCTCGACGGGGACGGTCCCACCGAAGTCGAGGACACCCCGGTGTTGTTGGACGTCAACGGACTTGACGTCCGCTATGGCGATGTCGCCGCGGTACACGACGTGTCGTTCCAGATCCGGCGCGGCACCACGCTGGGTCTGGTCGGCGAGTCCGGTTCGGGAAAATCCACGGTGGCCGCCGCGCTGACCGGTCTGGCCGAACCGTCGGCGGGCACGGCAAGCCTGGACGGGCTCGATGTCTTCGGCGCGGGCCGGGACCTGCGGCGGCGGATCAGTCTGGTGTTCCAGGATCCGTTCGCGTCGCTGAACCCGCGCGCCCGGGTGGGCGCGGCCATCAGTGAGCCCCTGCAGGTGCACCGGCTGGCCAAAGGACGCCACGCCAGGGCCGATCGCGTGGCACAACTCCTCGAGCGGGTCGGTTTGCCCACGGAGTTCGCGTCGAGGTACCCGCACGAACTGTCCGGCGGACAACGCCAGCGCGTCAGCATTGCCCGGGCCCTGGCCACCGAGCCCGACCTGCTCATCCTCGACGAATCGACAGCCTCCCTTGATGTTTCGATCCAGTCGCGGGTGCTGGATCTGTTGACCGAGCTACAGCGCGATCTCGGGTTGTCCTACCTGTTCATCGCACACGACCTGGCGGTGGTGCACCGCATGTGTCACGACGTGATGGTGATGCGATCCGGCGCAGTCGCCGAGTACCGCCCGGCGGCTGAGCTGTTCGCCGCGCCTGAGCAGGAGTACACCCGCACGCTGCTCGCCGCGATACCACCCACCCGGCCACGCGCCGGGATCTGA
- a CDS encoding ABC transporter permease, protein MTVTEGRVSSWRLLLSNPVTAISAVVLVAVVVIAVAAQWITPFGINDIDVPNALQAPSGSHWFGTDELGRDVLSRVLVAVQASMRVAVVSVAFAAIVGVTIGVVAGYRSGWVDTVVMRVVDVMFAFPVLLLALAIVAVLGPGITTTMLAIGIVYTPIFARVARASTLSVRVEPFVAVSRTMGTGDAYILTRHIVPNIAGPLIVQLSLSLAFAILAEASLSFLGLGIQPPQPSLGRMIFDAQGFVTLAWWMAVFPGAAIFVTVLAFNLFGDGLRDVLDPKQRTMIEARRAGRQ, encoded by the coding sequence ATGACAGTCACCGAGGGCCGGGTCTCGTCCTGGCGGCTGCTGCTGTCCAATCCGGTGACCGCGATCAGCGCCGTCGTGCTGGTGGCCGTGGTGGTCATCGCGGTCGCCGCCCAGTGGATCACCCCGTTCGGCATCAACGACATCGACGTGCCCAATGCGCTGCAGGCGCCCAGCGGATCGCACTGGTTCGGCACCGACGAGCTCGGTCGCGACGTGTTGTCGCGCGTGCTGGTCGCCGTTCAGGCCTCGATGCGGGTCGCGGTGGTGAGCGTGGCGTTCGCCGCGATCGTGGGTGTGACGATCGGGGTGGTCGCGGGCTATCGCAGCGGCTGGGTGGACACCGTGGTGATGCGGGTCGTCGACGTGATGTTCGCGTTCCCTGTGCTGTTGCTCGCGCTGGCCATCGTGGCGGTCCTGGGGCCGGGCATCACCACCACCATGCTCGCGATCGGTATCGTCTACACGCCGATCTTCGCGCGCGTCGCCCGGGCCAGCACGCTCAGCGTGCGTGTCGAGCCGTTCGTCGCGGTGTCCCGCACCATGGGCACCGGCGACGCATACATCCTGACCCGCCACATCGTGCCGAATATCGCCGGACCGCTGATCGTTCAGCTCTCGCTGTCACTGGCCTTCGCGATCCTCGCCGAGGCGTCATTGTCGTTCCTGGGCCTGGGCATCCAGCCACCGCAACCGTCGCTGGGCCGGATGATCTTCGACGCTCAGGGCTTCGTCACGCTCGCGTGGTGGATGGCGGTGTTTCCCGGCGCCGCCATCTTCGTCACGGTGCTGGCGTTCAACCTGTTCGGCGACGGGCTCAGGGATGTGCTGGATCCCAAGCAGCGCACCATGATCGAGGCCAGAAGGGCGGGCAGGCAGTGA
- a CDS encoding ABC transporter permease: protein MVFLARRLLHSAVVLVGVLIVVFALVHLVPGDPVRIALGTRYTPEAYAALRSASGMDRPIVEQFFAYLGSAFTGNLGVSFRNGDPVTVTLLERLPATVSLGLVGIVIALLIALPAGIWSALHEGRVSDAIVRIASQFGVSIPDFWMGILLIGVFASTLGWLPTSGYRPLFSDPGGWLRHIILPGLTVGLVAAAIMTRYVRSAVLEVTAMGYVRTAKSKGLAPPVITFRHIVRNALLPVLTITGIQLATILGGVIVVEVVFAWPGLGRLVFNSVAARDYPAIQGAVLLIAVLFLLINLIVDVLYAVVDPRIRLS, encoded by the coding sequence ATGGTGTTCCTGGCACGGCGCCTGCTGCACTCCGCGGTGGTGCTCGTCGGCGTGCTGATCGTGGTGTTCGCGTTGGTGCACCTGGTGCCGGGCGACCCGGTCCGGATCGCGTTGGGCACGCGCTACACCCCGGAAGCGTATGCGGCGCTGCGCTCGGCCAGTGGGATGGACCGGCCGATCGTCGAGCAGTTCTTCGCCTACCTCGGCTCGGCGTTCACCGGAAACCTGGGGGTCAGTTTCCGCAACGGTGACCCGGTCACCGTCACGCTGCTCGAACGGCTTCCGGCCACGGTGTCGCTGGGCCTGGTCGGCATCGTCATCGCCCTGCTCATCGCGCTGCCCGCCGGGATCTGGTCGGCCCTGCACGAAGGCCGGGTCAGCGACGCGATCGTGCGCATCGCCAGCCAGTTCGGCGTGTCCATTCCCGATTTCTGGATGGGCATTTTGCTGATCGGGGTCTTCGCGTCGACGCTGGGGTGGCTGCCGACATCGGGATACCGCCCGCTGTTCAGCGACCCGGGTGGCTGGCTGCGACACATCATCCTGCCCGGGCTCACGGTGGGGCTGGTCGCCGCGGCGATCATGACCCGCTACGTGCGCTCGGCGGTCCTGGAGGTCACGGCCATGGGCTACGTGCGCACCGCGAAATCGAAAGGCCTTGCCCCACCCGTGATCACGTTTCGCCACATCGTCCGCAACGCGCTGCTACCAGTACTGACCATCACCGGTATCCAGCTGGCCACCATCCTCGGCGGTGTCATCGTGGTCGAGGTGGTGTTCGCCTGGCCGGGGCTGGGCCGGCTGGTGTTCAATTCCGTTGCGGCCCGCGACTATCCGGCCATCCAGGGCGCGGTGCTGCTCATCGCGGTGTTGTTCCTGCTGATCAACCTGATCGTCGACGTGTTGTATGCGGTGGTCGACCCGAGGATCCGGCTGTCATGA
- a CDS encoding 3-oxoacyl-ACP reductase family protein, which produces MSSAPLTGRRALVTGGSRGIGAQIVRRLAADGAQVAFTYAASAAEADKLVGEVTADGGKVVAIQADSADPAQVAASVEQTVAALGGLDVLVNNAGTAYIAPIEEFPQEQFDRLVAINIGGVYAAIRSAVGHLGEGSRIINIGSINADRVPVPGLSVYAMTKGAVSSLTRALARDLGPRGITVNNVQPGPIATDLNPDEGEFADSIRQSTALGRYGDTSDIGAVVSFLAGSESGFVTGANWNVDGGFTA; this is translated from the coding sequence ATGAGCTCAGCACCCCTGACCGGCCGCCGCGCACTGGTAACCGGCGGTTCCCGCGGAATCGGCGCACAGATCGTCCGCCGGCTCGCCGCCGACGGCGCCCAGGTGGCCTTCACCTACGCGGCCTCGGCAGCCGAGGCCGACAAGCTGGTCGGCGAGGTGACCGCGGACGGCGGCAAGGTGGTGGCCATCCAGGCCGACAGCGCCGATCCCGCACAGGTCGCCGCATCGGTCGAGCAGACCGTGGCGGCCCTCGGCGGTCTCGACGTCCTGGTCAACAACGCCGGCACCGCGTACATCGCACCCATCGAAGAATTTCCGCAGGAGCAGTTCGACCGGCTGGTGGCGATCAACATCGGTGGTGTCTACGCGGCGATCCGCAGCGCAGTCGGCCATCTCGGTGAGGGCTCGCGAATCATCAACATCGGCAGCATCAATGCCGACCGGGTACCGGTGCCGGGACTGTCGGTGTATGCGATGACCAAGGGTGCGGTGTCATCGCTGACCCGGGCGCTGGCTCGCGATCTCGGCCCGCGCGGCATCACCGTCAACAATGTGCAACCCGGCCCCATCGCCACCGATCTGAACCCCGATGAAGGCGAATTCGCGGATTCCATAAGGCAATCCACCGCACTCGGACGCTACGGCGACACATCCGACATCGGCGCGGTGGTGAGCTTCCTGGCGGGTTCCGAATCCGGCTTCGTGACCGGGGCGAACTGGAACGTCGACGGCGGGTTCACCGCCTGA
- a CDS encoding TetR/AcrR family transcriptional regulator, whose protein sequence is MAIGRPREFDPEQVEDTAMKLFWQHGYDAVSISDLTAATGVNRRGIYAEFGSKEQLFERALQRYVTGPGGYAAEALTRATAREVAEAMVHGAADASTGEPRGCLLIGNGDGLAERRCAGVQDIARRFDAAVAVGELADVDTMLLARWISAVCQGISVQARSGASRAELHAVADLALAGWPGTGPRT, encoded by the coding sequence ATGGCGATAGGCAGGCCGCGGGAATTCGACCCGGAGCAAGTCGAGGACACCGCGATGAAACTGTTCTGGCAACACGGCTACGACGCGGTGTCGATCAGCGATCTGACCGCAGCCACCGGGGTGAACCGCCGCGGCATCTACGCCGAATTCGGCTCCAAGGAGCAACTCTTCGAACGCGCACTGCAGCGCTACGTCACCGGCCCCGGCGGCTATGCGGCCGAGGCCCTGACGCGTGCGACCGCTCGGGAGGTCGCCGAGGCGATGGTCCACGGCGCTGCGGACGCGAGCACCGGCGAGCCTCGCGGTTGCCTGCTGATCGGAAACGGTGACGGGCTCGCCGAACGGCGCTGTGCCGGTGTGCAGGACATCGCCAGGCGATTCGACGCCGCGGTGGCCGTCGGCGAACTGGCAGACGTTGACACCATGTTGCTGGCCCGGTGGATCTCGGCTGTGTGTCAAGGGATTTCGGTGCAGGCGCGCAGCGGTGCGAGCCGGGCCGAGCTGCACGCGGTGGCGGATCTGGCGCTGGCGGGCTGGCCCGGAACCGGCCCGCGCACATGA
- a CDS encoding ABC transporter substrate-binding protein: MRTLSAVAAVLALVLSACSAGSRVDLGGEASGYLIAAIAGEPDQLDPQRTSAYFSFEVLENVFDTLVEPDANLQMGPALATSWDVSPDQLSWTFHLRPGVTWHDGSPLTAEDVVYSYRRIIDQKLTNVDKFSAVAGVDAVDPATVRITVKHPTPNLLTNLGGFKGMAIVQRHNVESGQIATHPIGTGPFTFVSRKSGDSITLKANPRYWAGPPPVAGVTFRFISEPSTALSALQAGEVDWTDSIPPQRVSQLREDDSLHLAVTPSNDYWYLALNEARKPWNDVRVRQAIAYAIDRDSITAATTYRTATTNQLAIPQGNAWYTDYHRYRHDLDEAKRLLQEAGNAPKDLDMLVTSEYPETVTAAQIIADNLAPLGITVNIRTVDFATWLDEQNNGHFDMLMMGWLGNIDPDDFYYAQHHSGGTSNAQKFSDPEVDQLLDAGRVETDVATRKSIYARAATRIADEVSYIYLYNPSVIQAWATNLSGYEARRDGAVRFRSASLNRGGTT, from the coding sequence GTGAGAACGTTGAGCGCGGTGGCAGCCGTCCTGGCGCTCGTGCTGTCGGCCTGCTCGGCCGGCAGTCGCGTCGACCTCGGCGGCGAGGCGTCGGGCTATCTGATCGCCGCCATCGCGGGTGAGCCCGACCAACTCGACCCGCAGCGGACCAGCGCCTATTTCTCCTTCGAGGTGCTCGAGAACGTGTTCGACACGCTGGTCGAACCCGACGCAAATCTGCAGATGGGCCCGGCGCTGGCAACGTCGTGGGACGTCAGCCCCGACCAGCTGAGCTGGACCTTTCACCTGCGTCCCGGGGTGACCTGGCATGACGGCAGCCCACTGACCGCCGAAGACGTCGTCTACTCGTATCGGCGCATCATCGACCAGAAACTGACCAACGTGGACAAGTTCAGCGCGGTCGCCGGCGTCGACGCGGTGGACCCCGCAACTGTGCGGATCACCGTCAAGCATCCGACACCCAACCTGCTGACCAATCTCGGTGGCTTCAAGGGCATGGCGATCGTGCAGCGCCACAACGTCGAGAGCGGACAGATCGCGACACACCCGATCGGCACCGGGCCGTTCACGTTCGTCTCACGCAAGAGCGGCGACTCCATCACGCTCAAGGCCAATCCGCGCTACTGGGCCGGCCCGCCGCCGGTGGCCGGGGTGACGTTCCGGTTCATCTCGGAACCGTCGACCGCGCTCTCGGCGCTGCAGGCAGGCGAAGTCGACTGGACCGATTCGATTCCACCGCAACGCGTCAGCCAACTGCGGGAAGACGACTCGCTGCACCTCGCGGTCACCCCCAGCAATGACTACTGGTATCTGGCGCTCAACGAAGCGCGCAAGCCGTGGAACGATGTCCGCGTCAGACAGGCCATCGCCTATGCGATCGACCGGGATTCGATCACCGCGGCCACCACGTACCGCACCGCGACCACCAATCAACTCGCCATCCCGCAGGGCAATGCGTGGTACACCGACTATCACCGCTACCGCCACGATCTGGATGAGGCGAAACGTCTGCTGCAGGAAGCAGGCAACGCACCGAAGGACCTCGACATGCTGGTCACCAGCGAGTACCCCGAGACGGTGACCGCGGCCCAGATCATCGCCGACAACCTTGCCCCGCTTGGTATCACGGTGAACATCCGCACGGTCGATTTCGCCACGTGGCTCGACGAACAGAACAACGGGCACTTCGACATGTTGATGATGGGCTGGCTCGGCAACATCGACCCCGACGACTTCTACTACGCCCAGCACCATTCCGGCGGCACCAGCAATGCGCAGAAGTTCTCCGATCCCGAGGTCGACCAGCTTCTCGACGCCGGGCGGGTCGAAACCGATGTCGCCACCCGGAAATCCATCTACGCCAGAGCGGCAACCCGCATCGCCGACGAGGTCAGCTACATCTACCTGTACAACCCGTCGGTGATCCAGGCGTGGGCAACGAATCTGTCGGGTTACGAGGCCCGCCGCGATGGAGCCGTCCGGTTCCGCAGCGCGAGCCTGAATCGGGGTGGGACGACGTGA
- a CDS encoding DUF4185 domain-containing protein, with protein sequence MLNGKAVDLTGPGRTDQFGVTATDLGASVVAPNGKLVSVFGDTFSGPMVGQGDWRSPVALIGSGDADHEIVYERAAGPDPSYARQLWFYIHDDASSGWSRGGISTVIPSDLLRVGDSIYLHAIVNHGFGNVMWTEIWRSDDSGVSWTHMGEQAKFPGNLQGGYAQCWSWDYDPDDGWVYVVATGFQRNKGIILMRVRPEQIGQRSQYSCWGFTNGSWGWGQQSTPITPPAEQWGELTFRRVSAGTWVLGGFLASQYALGYRVVSSPVANMYTTPLQIPVVGSSWADEDPADSRVAQLYGGYLLPGSRFDVQGGVGLVVSQWRTDTGWPYRAMQFKAQLRDTSQAPLPTDPINL encoded by the coding sequence ATGCTCAACGGTAAAGCCGTCGACCTGACGGGCCCGGGTCGCACCGACCAATTCGGGGTGACAGCAACCGATCTCGGTGCGTCGGTGGTGGCGCCCAACGGCAAGCTGGTCTCGGTGTTCGGCGATACCTTCTCGGGACCCATGGTGGGGCAAGGCGATTGGCGTTCCCCGGTGGCGCTGATCGGCAGCGGCGATGCCGATCACGAGATCGTCTACGAGCGGGCCGCCGGTCCCGACCCCAGCTATGCGCGTCAGCTGTGGTTCTACATCCACGACGACGCATCCAGCGGATGGAGCCGTGGCGGCATCAGCACCGTCATCCCGTCCGATCTGCTGCGGGTCGGTGATTCGATCTATCTGCACGCCATCGTCAATCATGGCTTCGGCAACGTGATGTGGACCGAGATCTGGCGCTCGGACGACAGCGGTGTCTCCTGGACCCACATGGGGGAGCAGGCCAAGTTTCCGGGCAATCTGCAGGGCGGGTACGCGCAGTGCTGGTCCTGGGACTACGATCCCGACGACGGCTGGGTTTACGTGGTGGCCACCGGTTTTCAGCGCAACAAGGGCATCATCCTGATGCGGGTGCGTCCTGAACAGATCGGGCAACGGTCGCAGTACAGCTGCTGGGGCTTCACGAACGGCAGCTGGGGATGGGGCCAGCAGAGCACGCCGATCACGCCGCCCGCAGAGCAGTGGGGAGAGTTGACGTTCCGCCGGGTGTCTGCCGGAACATGGGTTCTCGGCGGGTTTTTGGCGTCGCAGTACGCGCTCGGTTACCGCGTCGTCAGTTCCCCGGTCGCCAACATGTACACGACGCCGCTGCAGATCCCGGTCGTGGGCTCGTCGTGGGCCGACGAGGACCCCGCCGACAGCAGGGTCGCCCAACTCTATGGCGGCTACCTGCTGCCCGGCTCCCGCTTCGATGTACAGGGCGGCGTCGGCCTGGTGGTGTCGCAGTGGCGCACCGACACCGGATGGCCTTACCGGGCAATGCAATTCAAGGCGCAACTGCGGGACACCAGCCAGGCGCCGCTGCCGACGGATCCGATCAACCTGTAG
- a CDS encoding NAD(P)H-dependent amine dehydrogenase family protein, whose product MTKRVVVWGTGFVGSMVIAEIVKHPLFELVGVGVSNPDKVGRDVGEICGLGAPIGVIATDDVDALVASRPDALVHYGPTAAHADANIEVITRFLRAGIDVCSTAMTPWVWPKMHLNPPNWIEPVTEACEAGGSSCFTTGIDPGFANDLFPMTLMGLCSEIRQVRASELLDYTNYTGDYEFEMGIGKPPEHRALLETPDILVFAWGATVPMIAYAAGIELDTITTTWDKWVTPDERKTAKGIIAPGNVAAVRFTINGVYRGETRIQLEHVNRIGLDAAPDWPSGNDNDVYRVDIDGTPSISQETAFRFTDGSGRDAAAAGCLATGLRALNAVPAVNDHLPGWVTPLDLPLITGCGNIR is encoded by the coding sequence GTGACGAAGCGAGTCGTGGTCTGGGGCACCGGTTTTGTCGGCAGCATGGTGATCGCCGAGATCGTCAAGCATCCACTGTTCGAGTTGGTCGGCGTCGGGGTCAGCAACCCGGACAAGGTCGGCCGCGACGTCGGCGAGATATGTGGGCTGGGCGCCCCGATCGGTGTCATCGCGACCGACGACGTCGATGCACTCGTCGCCTCGAGGCCCGACGCGCTGGTCCACTACGGCCCCACCGCGGCACATGCCGACGCCAACATCGAGGTGATCACCCGGTTCCTGCGGGCCGGCATCGACGTCTGCTCGACGGCGATGACGCCCTGGGTGTGGCCGAAGATGCACCTCAACCCACCGAACTGGATCGAGCCCGTCACCGAGGCCTGCGAGGCCGGCGGCTCGTCGTGCTTCACCACCGGAATCGACCCCGGCTTCGCCAACGACCTGTTCCCGATGACGTTGATGGGCCTGTGCTCGGAGATCCGGCAGGTGCGGGCCTCCGAACTGCTGGACTACACCAACTACACCGGCGACTACGAGTTCGAGATGGGCATCGGTAAGCCACCCGAACACCGGGCGCTGCTGGAAACCCCCGACATCCTGGTATTCGCCTGGGGTGCAACCGTTCCGATGATCGCGTACGCGGCGGGTATCGAACTCGACACCATCACCACAACATGGGACAAATGGGTCACCCCCGATGAACGCAAGACCGCCAAGGGGATCATCGCGCCCGGCAATGTGGCCGCGGTCCGCTTCACCATCAACGGTGTCTACCGCGGCGAGACCCGCATCCAGCTCGAGCACGTGAACCGCATCGGGTTGGACGCCGCGCCCGACTGGCCGTCCGGCAACGACAACGACGTGTACCGGGTCGACATCGACGGCACCCCCAGCATCTCCCAGGAAACCGCGTTCCGGTTCACCGACGGTTCGGGCCGCGATGCGGCCGCCGCGGGCTGCCTGGCCACCGGTCTACGTGCGCTGAATGCTGTCCCCGCAGTCAATGATCATTTGCCAGGGTGGGTAACACCGCTGGACCTACCGCTCATCACAGGTTGCGGCAATATTCGCTGA